Proteins encoded within one genomic window of Macaca fascicularis isolate 582-1 chromosome 16, T2T-MFA8v1.1:
- the LOC135967809 gene encoding uncharacterized protein, which translates to MLENYRNLVSLAMYSQYTKELWPEKGPKYSLREALLRRYRICGHGNLQCRKGCRSVSKVQKGCYNRLNQSLSTTHSKIFQCNKCVKVFSKLSDLNRHKIRHTGEKPFRCKACGKFFHMFSLLTQHQRIHTRESPYKCEEYGKAFNWPSNLVKHERIHTGEKPHKCDECGKGFLQSANLIIHKRIHTGETPYKCDECDKAFKCISVLTKHKRIHTGEKPYKCEDCGKAFKWFSAFSSHKRIHTGEKPYICKECGKAFKEASYLSGHKKIHTGEKPYKCEECGKAFMWVSCLTRHMRTHTGEKPYNCDECGKAFKYSSNLNAHKKTHTGEKAYKCGECGKAFKYRSTLSKHKRIHCGGKPYKCDECSKAFKSTSDLTKHKIIHTGEKPYKCEDCGKAFKWFSILTRHKRIHTGEKLYICKGCGKAFKQASVLNGHKKVHTGEKPHKCEECGKAFKWLSCLTRHKRSHTEEKPSTHSPAASETARYCFATKPYQGQQPQKTGLWDYHVDPSKTTRESPTRTHVHKRLLRQATDTCRQAAVAVTVTRAFPHYTHMGPRDWRMRIREAASRAELSGLSACLSSGKWDRPSQPGLGEKAACDNHCGTLKVLTIGPPPAISVAGSC; encoded by the exons ATGTTAGAGAACTACAGAAACCTGGTCTCCCTGG CTATGTATTCTCAATACACCAAAGAGCTTTGGCCAGAGAAAGGCCCAAAATATTCATTGCGAGAAGCACTACTGAGAAGATACAGAATATGTGGACATGGGAATTTACAATGTAGGAAAGGCTGTAGAAGTGTAAGTAAGGTGCAGAAAGGATGTTATAACAGACTTAACCAATCTTTGTCAACTACACAtagtaaaatatttcaatgtaataAATGTGTGAAAGTCTTTAGTAAATTGTCGGATTTAAATAGACATAAGATAAgacatactggagagaaacctttcAGATGTAAAGCATGTGGCAAATtttttcacatgttctcactcctaactCAACATCAGAGAATCCACACTAGAGAGAgtccctacaaatgtgaagaatatgGCAAAGCCTTTAACTGGCCCTCAAACCTTGTTAAACAtgagagaattcatactggagagaaaccccaCAAATGTGATGAATGTGGCAAAGGCTTTTTACAGTCTGCAAACCTTATTATACacaagagaattcatactggagagacaCCCTACAAATGTGACGAGTGTGACAAAGCCTTTAAGTGCATCTCAGTCCTGAcaaaacataagagaattcatactggagagaagccctacaaatgtgaggattgtggcaaagcctttaaatGGTTCTCAGCTTTTAGTAgccataagagaattcatactggagagaaaccttacatttgtaaagaatgtggcaaagcctttaaagAGGCCTCATACCTTAGTggacataagaaaattcatactggagagaaaccctacaaatgtgaagaatgtggcaaagcctttatgTGGGTCTCATGCCTTACTAGACATATGAggactcatactggagagaaaccctataatTGTgatgaatgtggcaaagcctttaaatACTCCTCAAACCTTAATGCACATAAGAaaactcatactggagagaaagcctACAAATGTggagaatgtgggaaagcctttaagTATCGCTCAACCCTTAgtaaacataagagaattcattgTGGAgggaaaccctacaaatgtgatgAATGTAGCAAAGCATTTAAGTCCACCTCAGACCTGAcaaaacataagataattcatactggagagaaaccctacaaatgtgaggattgtggcaaagcctttaaatGGTTCTCAATCCTTACTagacataagagaattcatactggagagaaactttacATTTGTAAAGggtgtggcaaagcctttaaacAGGCCTCAGTCCTTAATGGACATAAGAaagttcatactggagagaaaccccacaaatgtgaagagtgtggcaaagcctttaagtGGTTGTCATGCCTTACTAGACATAAGAGGAGTCACACTGAAGAGAAACCCT CAACACACAGCCCAGCAGCTTCTGAGACTGCGCGGTACTGCTTTGCCACGAAGCCCTACCAGGGACAGCAGCCCCAGAAAACAG GATTGTGGGACTATCACGTGGATCCTTCAAAGACGACAAGAGAGAGTCCAACGCGGACGCACGTGCACAAACGTCTCCTCCGCCAAGCCACGGATACTTGTCGCCAGGCAGCAGTGGCAGTCACTGTGACGCGAGCCTTCCCTCACTACACGCACATGGGGCCCAGAGACTGGCGCATGCGCATTCGCGAGGCAGCCTCGCGAGCTGAACTGTCAGGgctgtcagcctgcctaagcagcGGAAAATGGGACAGGCCGAGCCAGCCTGGTCTCGGGGAAAAGGCTGCCTGCGACAACCACTGCGGGACCCTAAAAGTCTTGACCATAGGGCCTCCTCCGGCCATCTCCGTGGCCGGGTCCTGCTAA